Proteins found in one Massilia sp. H6 genomic segment:
- a CDS encoding homoserine kinase gives MAVFTAVSLDDLSQWIKQFPLGRALALQGISSGIDNSNFFLTCERGEFVLTIFENLGIEQLPFYVQLMRHLSERGIPVPAPVANLDGELVVTLQGKPAIIVSRLSGASQMDPQPVHCAEVGTMLARMHLAGQDFPMVQPNLRGLDWVVATAPQVLPFLSGSEAALLRTELAYQRAFAATANYAALTRGPVHADLFRNNVMFEGERLTGCFDFYFAGVDTWLFDVAVTVNDWCIDLATGRLDAARVQALLDAYHAVRPFTPHEHRAWQPLLRAGALRFWLSRLYDLHLPRAAELLTPHDPTHFERILRERIASGAPELPV, from the coding sequence ATGGCAGTTTTCACCGCGGTTTCGCTGGACGACCTTTCCCAGTGGATCAAGCAGTTCCCCCTAGGCCGCGCCCTCGCGCTCCAGGGCATTTCTTCCGGCATCGACAACAGCAATTTCTTTCTCACCTGCGAGCGTGGCGAGTTTGTCCTGACGATCTTCGAGAACCTCGGCATCGAACAACTGCCCTTCTACGTACAGTTGATGCGGCATTTGTCCGAGCGCGGCATTCCGGTGCCGGCGCCGGTGGCGAACCTGGACGGCGAGCTGGTGGTCACGCTGCAAGGCAAGCCGGCCATCATCGTCAGCCGCCTGAGCGGGGCATCGCAAATGGATCCGCAGCCGGTGCACTGCGCCGAAGTTGGCACCATGCTGGCGCGCATGCACCTGGCCGGACAAGACTTTCCGATGGTGCAGCCGAACCTGCGCGGTCTCGACTGGGTGGTGGCCACCGCCCCGCAGGTGCTGCCCTTCCTTTCCGGCAGCGAGGCTGCGCTGCTACGCACCGAGCTAGCCTACCAGCGCGCATTTGCCGCGACCGCGAACTATGCCGCGCTGACCCGTGGACCGGTGCACGCCGACCTGTTTCGCAATAACGTCATGTTCGAAGGCGAACGCCTGACCGGCTGCTTCGATTTTTATTTCGCCGGCGTCGATACCTGGCTGTTCGACGTCGCCGTCACCGTCAACGACTGGTGCATCGACCTGGCCACGGGCAGGCTCGATGCGGCGCGCGTGCAAGCCCTGCTCGACGCCTACCATGCGGTGCGTCCGTTTACGCCGCACGAACACCGCGCGTGGCAGCCGCTGCTGCGCGCCGGCGCGCTGCGCTTCTGGCTTTCGCGCCTGTACGATCTTCATTTGCCGCGTGCAGCCGAACTGCTCACGCCCCACGACCCCACCCATTTTGAACGCATCCTGCGCGAGCGTATCGCAAGCGGCGCGCCGGAGCTTCCCGTATGA
- a CDS encoding BPSS1780 family membrane protein translates to MNSLPAITGWLWLKQGAGLFRKQPAALTTLLFANILVSIGISAVPLLGPMVAVVLIPSFSMAFMKACLMIENGERVSPAVLLTGFRKPVVLDLCKVGLIYLGVSLLMALVTRFAVDPGFWEQVARQGREGGQPQVAGSDVLAMFAIFGLDVAALMALCFAAPLTYWQKMGPGKAVFYSFFAVVRSARVFIVLLLAWFAIFFGICMVVTLLLGTSNITRVVIMWLIFLFILLLQCAMYAGYRQIFGKPADGGAGKVSLDK, encoded by the coding sequence ATGAACTCACTTCCTGCAATCACTGGCTGGCTCTGGCTCAAGCAAGGCGCCGGACTATTCCGCAAACAACCGGCCGCGCTGACCACGCTGCTGTTCGCGAATATCCTGGTCAGCATCGGCATCAGCGCCGTACCCCTGCTTGGGCCCATGGTCGCGGTGGTCCTGATTCCCTCGTTCTCGATGGCCTTCATGAAGGCGTGCCTGATGATCGAGAACGGCGAACGGGTCTCGCCCGCGGTGCTGCTGACGGGTTTTCGCAAGCCGGTGGTGCTGGATTTGTGCAAGGTCGGCCTGATCTACCTGGGCGTGTCGCTGTTGATGGCGCTGGTCACCCGCTTTGCGGTCGACCCGGGCTTTTGGGAACAGGTGGCGCGCCAGGGCCGCGAGGGCGGCCAGCCGCAGGTGGCCGGCTCCGACGTGCTGGCCATGTTCGCGATCTTCGGGCTGGACGTGGCGGCGCTGATGGCGCTGTGCTTCGCCGCCCCGCTCACCTACTGGCAGAAAATGGGACCGGGCAAGGCGGTCTTCTACAGCTTCTTCGCCGTGGTGCGCAGCGCCCGCGTGTTCATTGTGCTGCTGCTGGCATGGTTCGCGATCTTCTTCGGGATCTGCATGGTGGTCACGCTGCTGCTGGGCACCTCGAACATCACGCGGGTGGTGATCATGTGGCTGATCTTCTTGTTCATCTTGCTGCTGCAGTGCGCGATGTATGCGGGCTACCGCCAGATCTTCGGCAAGCCGGCCGATGGCGGCGCCGGCAAGGTCAGCCTGGACAAATAA